The proteins below are encoded in one region of Sphingobacterium sp. R2:
- a CDS encoding tRNA threonylcarbamoyladenosine dehydratase, translated as MKDLSWLSRTEALIGRAAVEKLANSHVMILGLGGVGSFAAEFICRAGVGKMTIIDGDTVDPSNRNRQLPALATNHGEAKAEIMRQRLLAINPELDLTVIQDFIIPEKIPALLELAPDYCVEAIDSITPKLFFIRRALEANIPFVSSMGAGGKVDPTKIKIADIGKSYNCKLAQHIRKKLRKHGIRDGVKVAFSTELPNKDSLLYTDGSNFKKSAYGTMSYLPAAFGGAIASVAIRDLIENV; from the coding sequence AAGATTTAAGTTGGCTGTCACGTACCGAAGCGCTGATTGGTAGAGCGGCGGTCGAGAAATTAGCGAATTCACATGTGATGATTTTGGGTTTAGGCGGTGTAGGATCATTTGCTGCGGAATTTATATGCCGGGCAGGTGTGGGGAAGATGACCATTATTGATGGCGACACAGTTGATCCATCCAACCGTAATAGACAACTTCCAGCCTTAGCGACCAATCATGGCGAAGCGAAAGCGGAAATTATGCGTCAACGATTGTTAGCGATCAATCCTGAATTGGATCTGACGGTGATACAGGATTTTATCATCCCGGAAAAGATACCTGCATTATTAGAACTGGCACCAGACTACTGTGTGGAAGCTATTGATAGTATTACGCCGAAGCTATTCTTTATTCGGAGAGCGTTGGAAGCGAACATCCCTTTTGTCAGCTCAATGGGTGCAGGTGGTAAAGTGGATCCCACTAAAATAAAAATTGCCGATATCGGTAAATCCTATAATTGTAAATTGGCCCAGCATATCCGTAAGAAATTGCGCAAACATGGTATTCGGGATGGCGTTAAAGTGGCCTTCTCAACCGAGTTGCCAAATAAGGATTCTTTGCTATACACCGATGGGAGTAATTTTAAAAAATCAGCTTATGGTACCATGTCGTATCTGCCTGCTGCATTTGGTGGTGCAATTGCATCGGTCGCGATACGCGATTTGATCGAAAATGTTTAA
- a CDS encoding BON domain-containing protein, whose product MKLNKLLLTLSVGALSFIHACRSPESDEKLKSTIQAALETTPGIEVNVEEGNVTLDGQIGSDSLKQNIEDKTKMAGGENIKSIHNNIVVNLPEPEDAREKYHEIIGGAVDSTLTRDVNLVLEDFPTITAQVKEGIIVATGNLEKSKIDTLKKRLEHIKPKGIDMKGVISR is encoded by the coding sequence ATGAAACTAAATAAATTACTTTTAACCCTTTCAGTTGGTGCCTTATCCTTCATTCACGCTTGTAGATCGCCCGAATCGGACGAAAAACTAAAATCAACAATCCAGGCGGCCTTAGAAACTACGCCTGGTATCGAGGTAAATGTTGAAGAAGGAAATGTTACCCTGGATGGACAGATAGGTTCCGACTCGCTTAAACAGAACATAGAAGACAAAACGAAAATGGCAGGTGGAGAGAATATAAAATCCATCCATAACAATATCGTGGTAAACCTACCGGAACCTGAAGATGCGCGTGAAAAATATCATGAAATTATTGGTGGGGCGGTTGATTCTACTTTGACAAGAGACGTCAACTTAGTTCTGGAAGATTTTCCGACAATCACAGCGCAAGTGAAAGAGGGAATTATTGTAGCAACCGGTAACCTTGAAAAATCGAAAATAGATACACTGAAGAAACGATTGGAACATATCAAACCCAAAGGCATCGATATGAAAGGTGTGATTAGCCGTTAA
- a CDS encoding helix-turn-helix domain-containing protein, which translates to MTAIKTTSTIQQNKQYALDNCPVSYVMEKIGGYWKPIILYHLSNGEKRYSELKRAIPAITEKMLIQHLKQMEHDGLVIRRAKPIVPPHVSYILSESGEALIPVIDAMAKWALKEMEK; encoded by the coding sequence ATGACAGCTATTAAGACAACATCCACCATTCAGCAGAATAAGCAATATGCGCTTGATAACTGTCCCGTAAGTTATGTCATGGAAAAAATCGGAGGATATTGGAAACCGATTATATTATATCATCTTTCAAATGGGGAAAAACGTTATAGCGAGTTGAAGCGGGCAATACCGGCAATAACCGAGAAGATGCTAATTCAACATTTAAAGCAAATGGAGCATGATGGTCTGGTAATCCGCAGGGCTAAACCTATAGTGCCGCCACACGTTTCATATATCCTTAGCGAATCGGGTGAAGCTTTAATACCTGTTATTGATGCGATGGCAAAATGGGCACTTAAAGAAATGGAAAAGTAA
- a CDS encoding MsnO8 family LLM class oxidoreductase produces MIVAEQFGTLSSLYPGRIDLGVGRAPGTDLLTMLAIRGENFRVEPDFPGDIRRLQLFFSAENSTSPVRAIPGEGLDLPIWVLGSSPESALLAAEMGLPYAFASHFAPRHLKTAIPLYRQHFKPSAQLREPYALACVNVIAADSYAEAHRLFTSLQQLFLGIVSGNHKPLQPPLDDMNEVWSNSEKLSAQQMLTYSFVGSPKTLQSSLSSFLQEAGVNEIMATSPIFAHDARLNSYRLFAETIQAINGSVKGSKI; encoded by the coding sequence TTGATCGTAGCAGAACAATTCGGTACATTGAGTTCACTCTATCCAGGCCGCATCGACCTAGGTGTGGGACGGGCGCCAGGCACGGATCTATTGACAATGCTGGCCATCCGCGGTGAGAATTTCAGGGTGGAGCCAGATTTTCCCGGAGACATTAGGCGCCTGCAGCTTTTCTTTTCTGCTGAAAACAGTACCAGCCCGGTAAGAGCCATTCCCGGAGAAGGACTCGATTTACCGATCTGGGTTCTGGGATCAAGTCCCGAAAGTGCTTTATTAGCCGCTGAGATGGGATTGCCTTATGCCTTCGCCAGTCATTTTGCACCGAGGCATCTTAAGACTGCGATACCTTTATACCGACAGCACTTCAAGCCGTCGGCCCAATTGCGTGAACCTTATGCTTTGGCATGTGTAAATGTGATAGCTGCTGATTCTTACGCAGAGGCCCACCGATTGTTTACTTCCCTACAACAATTGTTTCTGGGAATCGTTTCCGGGAACCATAAACCACTTCAGCCGCCCCTTGATGACATGAATGAGGTGTGGAGCAATTCCGAAAAACTCTCTGCCCAACAGATGCTCACTTATTCGTTCGTCGGCAGTCCTAAAACGCTGCAGTCGTCCCTTTCGTCGTTTCTGCAGGAGGCAGGTGTCAATGAGATCATGGCGACTTCCCCAATCTTTGCGCACGATGCCAGGTTAAATTCGTATCGCCTGTTTGCAGAAACCATACAAGCAATAAATGGATCGGTAAAAGGAAGCAAGATCTAA
- a CDS encoding LLM class flavin-dependent oxidoreductase — protein MIKYSVLDLATVVQGDQPSDTFKKSADLAREVEQLGYTRFWLAEHHNVANVASSATAVLIGHIAGVTNRIQVGSGGHHVAKPCSLDRSRTIRYIEFTLSRPHRPRCGTGARHGSIDNAGHPR, from the coding sequence ATGATTAAATATTCAGTTCTGGATCTGGCAACTGTCGTACAGGGTGACCAGCCAAGCGATACTTTTAAGAAAAGTGCTGATCTTGCACGTGAAGTTGAACAGCTAGGGTACACTCGTTTCTGGCTGGCCGAGCATCACAATGTGGCTAATGTAGCAAGTTCAGCAACAGCAGTTCTGATCGGGCATATTGCAGGTGTTACAAACCGGATTCAAGTAGGGTCGGGGGGGCATCATGTTGCCAAACCATGCTCCCTTGATCGTAGCAGAACAATTCGGTACATTGAGTTCACTCTATCCAGGCCGCATCGACCTAGGTGTGGGACGGGCGCCAGGCACGGATCTATTGACAATGCTGGCCATCCGCGGTGA